ctagagttgtttactcaggtatgggaaaaacattctacagaataaaattggagttctagcttgcactgttgtggctaatctgttggcaataaactgcgttggtagctttccttttcctttaagatcatGACTGTAGGTATGGGTTTAGGGCAGGATTTCTGCTTGGCAGCCCATCAGCGGGAGCAAATCTATGGACCAATAAAAACAGATAAGAGACAACTTACTTTTAGCTGCCTCACTATCTTTGAGGATCTTAGTAACTATGACTGTGGGACTGGGCCCTAAAGCAGTCGACTGGATGGGCCGGCCTGAAAAGCAAGGGGATACAGCAACTCCATGGTTTGGTTTTATTATCAGTATAGTAAAAATAGTTGTACAACTAATCATTGAATCATCACAGGGCAAATAATCCTCCCTTTGCTTTTTAAGTTAATGGATGAGTTAATAGGGCCCTTGTCCACCATCCCAACCACAACAGTTTGCCGGATTATCCAAGCTCAATGTAGTACAGTACATTGGGCTTGGCAACTGCCATGTTTTCCAACATGGCAGCTGACACATCCATTGTGCTATTCTTCAAGGTGAACGCAGCAAACGGTGATGGAAGGATGCAGCTGCAGAGGGGGCTGTGGGTCCTCTGTACTGTTTCAAGAAATTAAAAACCAGGAGGACAgtccccctttaaatacagttaaTATTTAAAATGGTCTCCTAAAATTCTGCTTTCGATCATCCACATGCTGCTTTTATTCCCATCAGTCCAAAACCTGGGAGAGATCTGCTGGAACTGCAAAACACGAGGGGACATGGTCCAATCAGGTGAcagcacaaaacaaaatattataaaacaatgaTTTCATCAATAAAGCTactccttatctcaaagcctgaCCAAGGCTGCAGTttagggtttgtttatacagaactcATTTTCTCCATCTAAGAAAATACCCTGTTAACACAGCTTGGAATGGAAGCAGGTTCAGagaaaaccaaaaagaaaaaaactgtttaaattattgttttataatcGTAAAATATTAGGGAATATGAATTCTTATAATGAAGCAAATGGGTAGAATACATTTACCCTCGGCTGCCACACTGCATGAAATCACTATGCAGCTTTATAATTAAGTCTTGTGTAAGTCACTGATGTTTTACACATCTTTATATATCCGGCCCTATTGTTCCATGTTAATGAAGTAGGATATGACACACGCTCTGTCCTAGTACATAAGAAAATATGAAGCTTGGCCAGTTTCTTGCCTGAAATTACTAAGAAAAACACCTACGAACCTGTTAGTACCGGAAAAAAGAACGAGGCAGAGGGTGTTTGCTGGAAGGTTTTCGTACACCTGCATAATGTTACTGTCCAAGCTCTCCATGATATCAGACAGACCATCTTCCTATTAGGAAAACAATACAGATTTAGTgctaaaattaaaggagaacttaacccacTTAGCCAACATAGGGTGAcgtgtaccccccccccccctttctgaaCCACAACCTCAGGAAACTGGCTGCAGAGTTATGCAGCCAAGCTTCATGTCATGTTGCAATTCAACCTTTTTGCCACCTGCCACTCATCACTGAAAAAGCAGCATGCTCAGTAGCTGGCAGTCAGTGCCAGGGAGTgaagtgaacaacccatttaaaggattaaggtgcaattaaataaaaaataattgttgggGTGAAAACAGAAGGGAGTTTAATCGAGGGCTGTTAGGAAGCAGTTACCTGGCTTTGCTTTATTACCTTAGGAAGAACTTGTCGCTCTTGAGGACCACAGGGTTCAACCGTCTGTAACCACTGATGTAAGTGGCAGGCTGTGATTGCTTTTCGACACCTGAGCTCACCCTCTCCTGTGATACGATCAATTGCCTCCGCAGCACTCTGGAAGTGGTGGAATTCTTATAGAAAACACAAAAGAACCCAAAATATATACCTATCACCTGCATCAACATCCTGAATAAATGGTTTCATTAGAGGAACTGGTTTCTTATATAGGTTGCTGGCAGTTTCAAATTAAACACGCATACAGGACTAGCACTATTGTGAGATTTCGATATCAATACAGACTGAGGAGGCCATAATATTATTGTTCTAGTGGAGTTCTATGACTTAGCCCTCTGACCTGTAACTCAATGCTCTGttatagatagggatgcaccgaatccaggattcagccttttccagcaggattcagattcagccaaatccttctgccaggccgaactgaatccgaatttgcatatgcaaattaggggagggaaatggcgtgactgtcacaaaacacggaagtaaaaaatgttttccccatccttaatttgcatatgcaaattaagatttggtccGGTATTCAGACACATTTTTcttgaaggattctggggtttggccgaatccaaaataatgtattcggtgcatccctagttataaagGCAGTTCTATTCTCTAATAATGGGGCTACCAGGTCATTTTAGACCCATCCTAAAAAATTATAGGAAATAGGTTCATGCAGGCAAGCACAGAAAGTAACCATACCATTCTCCTTTTACCATTCTCTTGTGTATtagttttacatatatatttaatttatacacccatttattgtaaagtgctgtgcaCTATGTAGGTTCAGTCCCCGCCCCCACATTGTTTGGCAGTAAGGGGAGGAGAGAATATacgtaaaaataaaatgtgtgtgttgtaACATTGCAGCCTCAGGTCAGGTGTTATTGTAGCATGAAAAACTAGAGGCTCTAAGCACAACTCACTCAAAAAGCAGTATTTTGCAGCTTTCCCATTTAGAGGACTGGCAGGCAGAAAAACCGCTTTAAGGTCACTGAAATGGCTAAACCTCTGTTGGAGAATCTCCTCGGTTAAGGACTTCTTAAAACCAGAAACATAAATCACATCTTTGTTCTCTGCATCTTCTTCCATCGCTTTTAAGAGCACCTCACAGTTGAACGTTTGCTCCGTGACCAGCCTCTGGACCTGCCCAATAACAAACATGCATGAGGTCAAGTCAATGATCTTTAAAGCATAAGGAGTGGCCAATGCAGTCAACAGAATCCTTTAAAACTCAGATGGGGTCAGTATATTTTGCATTTCCTTgggatatatacacacacagagtgTGATTTTGCAAAAACTGCATTTACTTATTTTGACCACAGAAATTCAGACATTTACGATAGGAGTGTTTCTCTTTAGAATGCCACAATGCAGCCCACCATCATTCTTCCTTATGTGTAGGCTATAAATTGAGATGACTTGCCTTGATACAGCAGCCATTGATATGGCCTCCATCCAAGGTTTCTACAGCAAGCTGAGCAGCTTCCAGAACACTGTACTCCACACAGAAGTATGGCTAGAAGGCAAAGGAGAGAATTTCAGTTTTATGCCTGTTTAATGTAACCATGTTGCTAGAATGAcccaaataaaagttattataggCCACCCTAGTTCCAATTTTACAACACAACTTGAGGTCCCTGACCCCTGGTTCTTCTACTTGCTGGACTGGGGACAGCAAAATCTTCAATAACATGGAGAATTTGCTTTATTCCTACCCCAGCCTATAGAAGCATTGCTCCAGCATCAACTCAGCATGGCAGATTAACCACTATCCCTGCTGTTCAGCCAAAATATCTCTCTTACATTAGGCGGGAAGAGTAGTCAGTTGTTGCCCTGAACTTGTGTAGGATAAAAAGGACTGGCTGCAAATGAAAAGACAGTCCGTTATCTGACTAACAAATAATCAAAATGGAATAAGATTACAGACTCTTCAGAGGCAGGAAATCCTCACTGGGAGTTCGCTAGTTACTGGATTCTCTGCTGACTCATAAAGACCCAATCTGATTGCAGCCATAAAGATAGATAAGATCAGAATAAATCATAAATGTCAGGTCCCCCTAAAAGAATAGAATGAATTTGTAGTAGCTGACCGGTAAAAATCACAAGGTTCAGAGGCCCTGCCCGAACCTTTAGCTAAAGGAGCAGATCACTGTGTGTGTACAGAGGGACAGGCACACCAAACAACTCACATAAACAAGTCAAAGTAAGTGAAATGAAGTTTTATTCCAAAAACATGTTCAAACAGGAAGTAGTGATGTTTTTGGTATTCCTAGATAAGAACAGAACGTGCAAACTCCTAACTCTCTGCCCCATAAAGAACTTGAAATGCACTCAGAATTGTGCATTTGTTTAATTTGACTTTACTGCTCCCTtttgctattttcattttggttGGGGCACCCTTGTGTCAACAACTGTGATGTGGCCCAGGCAAACATGGAGCAACGTGTGTGGAAGCAGAAACAAAACGTGTAACATTCACCTCTACAAGATGATCAGTGCATATACCTAAACATATATGTAGCCTCAATCCTATCATATAAGCAGGTAATCTGAAATCCGTTTTGCATCTTTACCCAACTTTCAGCTCACCTGGTAGTTCTGGGACAAGACTTTCAGCGATTTGATGGGTCCGCAGGTCCGGAACACCCTCCTTACTGATTCCAAGCAAAAAGTCTCCTCAAACGGTCCAGCAAAAACAGTCATCATGTTCGAAAACATACTTCTTGACTTAAGTGGAAAATAGCAGAATTTCGGTAATACATGAAGATAGGGAAGGAATTTGGCAACatcaactttaacttggcacttTGAGAAGTGTAACCCATATTTATTTGCTCTGGAgcccattaaaatgcattttttttggccaCTCATTTTTGAGGCAGATCATAtagatttcctttatttatagttcttgaattatttgccttcttctaattcaactggagagcttctgaataaaaagctaaataacttttactccgcaattaataaaaaatgaaaaccaattgcaaattgtttcagaatatcactctctacactatactaagggggttatttatcaaagtccgaatgccaaaaacacaaaaaatttgattataaaaTCCGgatatttgtgggaaaaaaactcaaatttttcagaatttactaTACttggaggatggaaaaagtctgaatccaaaaatccggcatctcagacctgctgaggttgtatataagtcaatcggagaagtcccgaagatatcctgatctgcactgggttttgtgcagtaatccaaagatttcgtggttttagggcaaaaagacaaagaaaaaaaaagaaaaaaagtttttgggcagaaaatcagaaaaatttgtacaattcaaattttcattgagttttttcccatgctggattttttcgggaaaattttgtGATAactaaggggaaataacctgtgcagatttggtcagagtatatttcagaattttttttcgggttttgataaataaccccctaaatgttaactcaaaggtgaacaacccctttaagcagttaaTTCTTCAAATAAACATGAATAACTCATTATTATTCAAGTCAACAAGCAAGCCAAGTAGAAGTGGTCATTGGCAGGTTATACCTTATAGAGTAAATCTGGGCCACATGATTTAAGGTCTCGGGTGCCAGCACTGTACAGCAGCATGCCCTCAATTGTGACAGTTTCATCTTAGCATCAAAGTGCGTGGACTGTTTGCCATAACAACCAATGGGAACCAATTATTTACACATTGGAAATGCAAGCAGAGGCATTTTGAGATGGGCAAGATGTAGAAAATGGAGGCCTTTTCATCTTATTAGTGCAAACTGCGAGTGCCAATGCTAATGGCAATTCAAGCTGAATTCTCCAAAGTGGAAATCAAAATTACCCTTTCATGCAGCTCTTCTGTGCCTTGGCTGTAACGGTCGCCAGGGGAAAACTTAACAATGCTGATGGAGGCCGGCTGAGCCAAACTGCAGGCATTTTTCAGAACCTGCACAAAACCCAACGCACAAATGAAAACGTTGTATTATAAGGAGCTTTAATTTCCTAGGTCCTAAATAAGAGACATCATCTTAGAAAACGGCCAGTTTAGCTTCATTGtggaaaatgaaaggaaaatgaaacatcaattttttagaaaaaaaaagatcgTTAGtataaaacgaaaaaaaaaaaccacaaagacaaattaaacttttaaatcagtctttataaagaaataacttactgaaatgctgcttgcgctcctcttcagaaaaggcgacagggcgacgatccatttctcctccctggctatctcttataaggaaagcagggaggtgAAATCGAGCGCCTCACGATGGATTGccagatcgccttttctgaaaagaagcgcaagcggagtttccatgagttatttcttaataaagacttagcgatttaaaagtttaatatgtctttgtggtttttttttccctgttctatacaaacacattttttttttttttttaaattaatgataCTGGTACTTTAACACCTGCTCATTTATCAGAGCCAGGGCataattacagagaaagcagaccctgcggctgaacaggagccccatgaggccataattcatacaaagtttcaataaatattggtaaaacaagtcaacctctaaactaGTGATGTGGGGGCAGGCCAGATATCCGTGGGtcggcgggttcgggccgaccttgcaTTCCTCTTCGTGGGTTCGGGTTCAACTCTTCTCGTGCTCTcccgcccaccaccttcaaatTCCGTCTTTATAGCCGCATGCCTGCTCACccggccccttttgtgacatcatcggcgggtctGTATAAGGAACCCGAAAGTCGGATGCAGGTGTGCGCTGGTTGTGGGAGGGCAGGTCCAGGTCGGGGTTTTAccagacctgcacatcactactctaaacattttgggggggctgaaaaataatttgctatggggcccagtaatatctagttacgccactgatcagaGCATTTCCCCCTTTACACCACAGGGATTTATGGAAACCCTTGATAAAgtcaccgaaaaaaaaaaaaaaacagggctaCAGGGAGATTTTATCAGTGATATCTTTTCCGAATTGTGTTACTCTCTAATCTCCGTACAAGATTTCTGAATATGAAATTGGTTATTCTCTGTACCAGCCAAGAAGTACAACAGGCTTATgagaatgaacttttttttttaagcaaaacaagTAAACAAATATTCTGCTAACCAACCTCTTCCTCTGAGGAACACCAGATATTCTCCAGTAGCTTTGACGAGACAGACTCTTTCACCCCATTGATTCTGGCCATGTAAAGGATCTTCTTTCCATCAGAGTACAGCGATTCCATCAGACTGAGAGGTGAGAAAAGACATCACTCTAAATAATGCCACTAGCAAACAAGGCAATGAACCAACATAACAGTTTCATTTCCCACGACAAATGTGAAACATTTCGGCGGAGGCAAAATTGAATCATAATCAGTGCTATTCCACGCGAAATAaagctcccagcattctcaggGCAGCAGTACTTCACAACCCAATTAAAAACGattgtatttaattatatttcatttatatttaatttttgtcattataataagaatattaaaggaccagtaaacctttacaataaggggcaaattcatcaagggtcgaatatcgagggttaattaaccctcgatattcgactggggaatgaaaatccttcgacttcgaatatcgaagtcgaaggattttgcgcaaatcgaatcgaacgattcgaaggattttaatccaacgaacgaaggattatccttcgaccaaaaaaagttaggcaagcctatgaggaccttccccataggctaacattgggttcggtagcttttaggtggcgaactagggggtcgaagttttttcttaaagagacagtacttcgactatcgaatggtcgaacgatttttagtccgaatccttcgattcaaagtcgtagtcgaaggtcgaagtagcccattcgatggtcgaagtagccaaaaaaacacttcgaaattcgaagtttttttacttcgaatccttcactcgaagttaatgaattggcccctaagagaatttaaaattcatgagcttattctaagcacttttgcattttgcaattaggatttggttcaggatttggcatCATGCAGTACAATTCAgcagaatccaagtgcctggccgaactgaatccgaatccttaaaatgacagaattgaaatttttttagaTTGCAAAAGAATAGCACTCTAATCAATTGTACATTCACTTACTTCACTTCAAGATTTATTTAcctttaagaaacaaaaaaagtatCCAAATACAAAATGGTCGTATACTTCCACTTTCACAATGAGGTGGATATCTGAACATTATACTCTGGAGTCTGTGGATGATCTATCTCAGAGTTGTATTTCACTTCCACAAACATAAAGAGAACCAAAAATGGCCTCTGTGTAGTATACCCTAGGTTTTTGTGTTACTAATcatttaaagcaggggtgtccaaactttttgcaacaagggccaaatttggtgaagTAAAAATATGTGGGGGCCGGCCATTCAGCATGACATTCTTTGAACTATTACGGAGCAGTTTTGTGACTAACCCCTGGAAGCATTTGGCCACATGTTATTATATCTAGGACTTCCCCAAGCTCCCGTATAGGAAACTATTCATGGCTTTCCAAGTTCCCAGTGGGATGGGTCCCTTCAGGGGTTCTTTACCCACTAGCGTTGAAATGAAACGACTGACAATGAATATCCATCATGAGGTGGCAGTAAAGTGGCCAATGCAGTGGGCTCTAGAGGGAGTAGGTGAGATGTCATTATATTCTGATACTTTCTCTAGAATGAAATCACTCCAAGTTGGTCTTGACATATTTAGTCATAAGAGACAATGGCGCTGATAAAAGCAAATAGGTGACATAACACAAACTTAAAATAAAGATACGTTTTCATCACCAGAGATGCATCTGGTGCCGAAACGTTCAGTCAAGCTTTGCACCATTGTAAATAGAGTGGGCATGTTGTACATTGTGGGCTCTTCAATTGTTGAGACCAACCACCCAAAGTAATAAACTGCCAGCAGTCTGTCATGGTGAGTGGTGTCATCCTGTTAGGAGACAAGTCCTGCAGCAAAACTGGATGAACAGCTCCGTGGCAGCTTCTGGCAAGAACAAACGCCTAATCCAGTTATGTTATGATGTCACGCGCACATGCTAACGTGCAATTGCATCACTGTGCGCAGCCGACGCAACAAGAAGATAGACGGCTCTACTCATCTCTGCTCGGGCTGGCCAGTTGGGTGCCAATTTTTATCCGGGCCTGCCCTTGAATGGGCGAATCTTTGTTTAAGGCTGCGGACCAGTCTGAtattgaaaacgggccgcaattggcccccggacCGgcgtttggacatgcctgatttaaagggaaatacaATTCTACATACAAAtaaggtatatttttcctttaacaggcCGTGGCTATGCACgtaataaatacaagttataaacCCGCAATAGAAACCTGTGAGGTTCTTCTGACTGTTGCTCGATAGGGGTTGTGAGAGGCAAGAGGGACCCATTCTGTTTCACTTGCAAGGTCTTCTCCTGAGCTGCCAGAGATCCATTTGGGTTGTTCATGCTTCTCAGGATGCTGTGCAGTTGAAGTTGCGCAACCTAACGGAGCGTGAGAATCCAGATCTGGTTATACGAGTGATTTTTCAAGGCTAGTGGCAACAAATTCtatgatatatataattttacaacACAGATGTCTTTCATTTGTAATACGTATAAGGACAAACAGGCAGAAATTTAAGCTTTGTGTTGCTATCACCCAGTTGCCAATTTATCCTTGTTCAGCAACATTTCCACAGCCACAGGTTTGACTAATGCAACAATAACTCATAAGTTACCACTGTGGGCATGGCCTAAACTTCAGAGGACTAATGAAGGGAATAAAGAGGGTGGCAGACTAACAGCTAGGCAGGCTGACACTTTGGGTTAATGGTAATCTTATTTCATACTTTATGATATGTGAAAGTGGCATCCACATGTGTATCATTTTACATTAGAGTACGACTGCAAGAGGGCGCAGATAGCTAGACAAATTCCATggtatctcaggtcattttgcctggtcatgtgcttgtgcagaaagagccaggacttcaggatggaactgctttctggcaggctgttgtttctcctactcaatgtaactgaatgtatcgccgtgggacctggattttactactgagtgctatacttagatctaacaggcagctgttatcttgtttcagggagctgttttctggttaccttcccattgttctgttgttaggctgctggggcagGGGGGAgaaatatcactccaatttgcagtacagcagtaaagagtgactgaagtttatcagagcacaagtcacatgactgggggcacctgggaaactgacaatatgtctagccccatgtcagatttcaaaattcaatatataaaaaaatcagtttgctcttttgaaaaacggctttcagtgcagaagtctggctggagcagcactattaactgatgtgtttagaaaAGAGCATGCTTTgccatgccagtatccctttaatataaagagTCAGTCGCAAAGCaatataattgtaataatataattGGGTCACAGCCACCCTGGAAAGTAAGCCATctgaaacatatataaaatagagGGGTGTAGGCACATAGTGTGTGCCATTCAATAAGTTATATAAAATTGCACTTTATAAAAGTGTCTGAAGTACAAAAAGATGACTGCCGTGCATATATTGTTTGTGTACTTAAAGAATCAGTTTAGCTTTTACACAATTTTTCCTGGAAAAccgttctccacctaaaacctgccgagttcatgtagaagtcaatggcagaggtctcttgagctatttgaagatgttactagtaGGGATGCtttaaatccactattttgaattttgccgaaaccccgaatcctttgagaaagattcggctgaataccgaacaaaatcctgatttgcatatgcaaattagaggtgggaaggagaaaacattttatacttccttgttttgagacaaaaagtcattcGATTTGCCACCCtgtccctaatttggatatgcaaactagaatttggatttggttcggccgggcagaaggattctgccgaatctgaatcctgctgaaaaaggccgaatcccgaaccgaatcctggattcggtgcatcctaagTTACTAGTAATAATGAGACTCtcatgagagaaaaaaaaattacgcacCTCAAAACAAATTGACGCgcaaaattggatttttatttcccaagttcaaattcgattcgaattttcgggtcggggctattagtttgaattttagacgtttgaatcttttcataaataatatacgGTACCATTCGGATTGTGAATATAATCgaatttaaacaaatgtaaaaataattcacatgactctaaaattcaccctttgataaacgGGCCTCTCAGTGTCATATAGGACGTAAGTTAATATCAAAATAAGGGTTTGAATTATAAAACAGAACATAGAGCACACACCTTCTCAGGCCCATGGTGAATAAAATACTGAGCCAAGTTTAGTGTGGCTCTTGCATCTTCAGCCGGACAGTGGCCCATCCGATCTTCAGTCTGAATCTCCCTCCTGGAAAACAATTCACATGAACAAGCAAAGCAGTTATCCTTATTATTATCATCCACGTTCCCCATAAAACAAACTGGGGATAGTCTCCGATAATGTATTAGTCAAATGAATAAACAGTAATCACTTGAACATGCAGTAAATGGGGGGTGATCTAAATAGAACTGTAACTTATACAAAGTAATATAATACAGAAACTTgaattatactacaggtatgggacctgttatccagaatgctcaggacctggggttttctggataacggatctttccataatttg
The Xenopus laevis strain J_2021 chromosome 9_10S, Xenopus_laevis_v10.1, whole genome shotgun sequence DNA segment above includes these coding regions:
- the rexo5.S gene encoding RNA exonuclease 5; amino-acid sequence: MGEEPSLNTHKRRNCYIEDETEPKKKRVKSEDQNINGSTLHKHKKSPRLSPALFRDNCIIQHQQIHELLKYACLGKSCSSAQPSWCRIHHQKRLGSVVIIVLHDLAQLHFYQFYLHFPYLRKLFKHRFSMPVPSSDFIATLIGAEEKVTSGIKEQEFSSLHPLSSLPGPADTAFSSGETGETFKHDPVILKYGNKRLGLTRYLLSQEEMRKNNYPLVGSPDSIDYVNSGCSREITDDSPLFGLDCEMCLTDKGSELTRISLVDANGSCIMDELVKPDNIIRDYMTRFSGITRKLLLPVKMKLKDVQHKLKSLLPPNAVLVGHSLDNDLRALQMIHPHVIDTALLFAREYGRKFRLKFLAQVVLGREIQTEDRMGHCPAEDARATLNLAQYFIHHGPEKVAQLQLHSILRSMNNPNGSLAAQEKTLQVKQNGSLLPLTTPIEQQSEEPHSLMESLYSDGKKILYMARINGVKESVSSKLLENIWCSSEEEVLKNACSLAQPASISIVKFSPGDRYSQGTEELHERSRSMFSNMMTVFAGPFEETFCLESVRRVFRTCGPIKSLKVLSQNYQPYFCVEYSVLEAAQLAVETLDGGHINGCCIKVQRLVTEQTFNCEVLLKAMEEDAENKDVIYVSGFKKSLTEEILQQRFSHFSDLKAVFLPASPLNGKAAKYCFLKFHHFQSAAEAIDRITGEGELRCRKAITACHLHQWLQTVEPCGPQERQVLPKEDGLSDIMESLDSNIMQVYENLPANTLCLVLFSGTNSSSRSLPGFGLMGIKAACG